One stretch of Equus przewalskii isolate Varuska chromosome 9, EquPr2, whole genome shotgun sequence DNA includes these proteins:
- the GIPR gene encoding gastric inhibitory polypeptide receptor isoform X5, with translation MPTCPPWRLLLLLLLWGLLLGRAEVRTRGATGSQGETGPEGQTAGELYRRWERYRRECQETLEAAEPPAGLACNRSFDMYVCWDYAAPNATARASCPWYLPWHRHVATGFVLRQCGSDGQWEPWRDHSQCENPEKNGAFQEQRLTLERLQVVYTVGYSVSLAALLLALLILSFFRRLHCTRNHIHINLFTSFMLRAAAILTRDRLLPPPGPYPGDQPPALWNQALAACRTAQIVTQYCVGANYTWLLVEGIYLHSLLVLVGRSEEGHFHCYLLLGWGAPALFVIPWVIVRYLYENTQCWERNDVKAIWWIIRTPILMTILINFLIFIRILGILVSKLRTRQMRCPDYRLRLARSTLTLVPLLGVHEVVFAPLTEEQARGALRFAKLGFEIFLSSFQGFLVSILYCFINKEVGSPPSGGRAGNRAPGAASERRPVAGAVGDPPWLAPLPPAPQPGRGAAPAPGARLPDPARGPRPRPGRQRPRSVLGDPPGAWG, from the exons ATGCCGACCTGTCCGCCCTGGCGGCTGCTTCTGCTGCTCTTGCTGTGGGGGCTGCTGCTCGGGAGGGCGGAGGTGAGGACCCGCGGAGCCACAGGAAGTCAAGGCGAG ACGGGCCCTGAGGGGCAGACGGCGGGGGAGCTGTACCGGCGCTGGGAACGGTACCGCAGGGAATGCCAGGAGACACTGGAGGCCGCGGAGCCCCCAGCAG GCCTCGCCTGCAACCGGTCCTTCGACATGTATGTCTGCTGGGACTACGCTGCACCCAACGCCACTGCCCGTGCATCCTGCCCCTGGTACCTGCCCTGGCACCGCCATG TGGCCACAGGTTTTGTCCTCCGCCAATGTGGCAGTGATGGCCAATGGGAACCTTGGAGAGACCATTCTCAGTGTGAGAACCCAGAGAAGAACGGAGCCTTTCAG gagcaAAGGCTGACCTTGGAGCGGCTGCAGGTCGTGTACACCGTCGGTTACTCCGTGTCCCTTGCCGCACTGCTGCTCGCCCTGCTCATCTTGAGTTTTTTCAG gcGTCTGCACTGCACACGGAACCACATCCACATCAACCTGTTCACATCGTTCATGCTGCGGGCAGCGGCGATCCTTACGCGAGACCGCCTGCTACCTCCTCCCGGCCCTTACCCCGGGGACCAGCCCCCTGCCCTGTGGAACCAG GCGCTAGCTGCCTGCCGCACCGCCCAGATCGTGACCCAGTACTGCGTGGGTGCCAACTACACGTGGCTGCTGGTGGAGGGCATCTACCTGCACAGCCTCCTGGTGCTTGTGGGACGCTCCGAGGAGGGCCACTTCCACTGTTACCTGCTCCTCGGCTGGG GGGCCCCCGCGCTTTTCGTCATTCCCTGGGTGATCGTCAGGTACCTGTACGAGAACACGCA GTGCTGGGAACGGAACGACGTCAAGGCCATTTGGTGGATCATACGCACCCCTATCCTCATGACCATCTTG ATTAACTTCCTCATCTTCATCCGCATTCTTGGCATCCTGGTGTCCAAGCTGAGGACGCGGCAGATGCGCTGCCCCGACTACCGGCTGAG GCTGGCTCGCTCCACGCTGACGCTCGTGCCCTTGCTGGGCGTGCACGAGGTGGTGTTTGCTCCCCTGACGGAGGAACAGGCCCGTGGCGCCCTGCGCTTCGCCAAGCTCGGCTTTGAGATCTTCCTCAGCTCCTTCCAG GGCTTCCTGGTCAGCATCCTCTACTGCTTCATCAACAAGGAGGTAGGCAGCCCTCCCTCTGGCGGCCGCGCAGGGAACCGCGCGCCCGGCGCCGCCTCTGAGCGCCGGCCCGTTGCAGGTGCAGTCGGAGATCCGCCGTGGCTGGCACCGCTGCCGCCTGCGCCGCAGCCTGGACGAGGAGCCGCGCCAGCCCCCGGAGCGCGCCTTCCGGACCCTGCCCGAgggccccggccccggccggGTCGCCAGCGGCCGCGCTCTGTCCTCGGGGACCCTCCCGGGGCCTGGGGATGA
- the GIPR gene encoding gastric inhibitory polypeptide receptor isoform X1: MPTCPPWRLLLLLLLWGLLLGRAEVRTRGATGSQGETGPEGQTAGELYRRWERYRRECQETLEAAEPPAGLACNRSFDMYVCWDYAAPNATARASCPWYLPWHRHVATGFVLRQCGSDGQWEPWRDHSQCENPEKNGAFQEQRLTLERLQVVYTVGYSVSLAALLLALLILSFFRRLHCTRNHIHINLFTSFMLRAAAILTRDRLLPPPGPYPGDQPPALWNQALAACRTAQIVTQYCVGANYTWLLVEGIYLHSLLVLVGRSEEGHFHCYLLLGWGAPALFVIPWVIVRYLYENTQCWERNDVKAIWWIIRTPILMTILINFLIFIRILGILVSKLRTRQMRCPDYRLRLARSTLTLVPLLGVHEVVFAPLTEEQARGALRFAKLGFEIFLSSFQGFLVSILYCFINKEVQSEIRRGWHRCRLRRSLDEEPRQPPERAFRTLPEGPGPGRVASGRALSSGTLPGPGDEASPVLESYC; encoded by the exons ATGCCGACCTGTCCGCCCTGGCGGCTGCTTCTGCTGCTCTTGCTGTGGGGGCTGCTGCTCGGGAGGGCGGAGGTGAGGACCCGCGGAGCCACAGGAAGTCAAGGCGAG ACGGGCCCTGAGGGGCAGACGGCGGGGGAGCTGTACCGGCGCTGGGAACGGTACCGCAGGGAATGCCAGGAGACACTGGAGGCCGCGGAGCCCCCAGCAG GCCTCGCCTGCAACCGGTCCTTCGACATGTATGTCTGCTGGGACTACGCTGCACCCAACGCCACTGCCCGTGCATCCTGCCCCTGGTACCTGCCCTGGCACCGCCATG TGGCCACAGGTTTTGTCCTCCGCCAATGTGGCAGTGATGGCCAATGGGAACCTTGGAGAGACCATTCTCAGTGTGAGAACCCAGAGAAGAACGGAGCCTTTCAG gagcaAAGGCTGACCTTGGAGCGGCTGCAGGTCGTGTACACCGTCGGTTACTCCGTGTCCCTTGCCGCACTGCTGCTCGCCCTGCTCATCTTGAGTTTTTTCAG gcGTCTGCACTGCACACGGAACCACATCCACATCAACCTGTTCACATCGTTCATGCTGCGGGCAGCGGCGATCCTTACGCGAGACCGCCTGCTACCTCCTCCCGGCCCTTACCCCGGGGACCAGCCCCCTGCCCTGTGGAACCAG GCGCTAGCTGCCTGCCGCACCGCCCAGATCGTGACCCAGTACTGCGTGGGTGCCAACTACACGTGGCTGCTGGTGGAGGGCATCTACCTGCACAGCCTCCTGGTGCTTGTGGGACGCTCCGAGGAGGGCCACTTCCACTGTTACCTGCTCCTCGGCTGGG GGGCCCCCGCGCTTTTCGTCATTCCCTGGGTGATCGTCAGGTACCTGTACGAGAACACGCA GTGCTGGGAACGGAACGACGTCAAGGCCATTTGGTGGATCATACGCACCCCTATCCTCATGACCATCTTG ATTAACTTCCTCATCTTCATCCGCATTCTTGGCATCCTGGTGTCCAAGCTGAGGACGCGGCAGATGCGCTGCCCCGACTACCGGCTGAG GCTGGCTCGCTCCACGCTGACGCTCGTGCCCTTGCTGGGCGTGCACGAGGTGGTGTTTGCTCCCCTGACGGAGGAACAGGCCCGTGGCGCCCTGCGCTTCGCCAAGCTCGGCTTTGAGATCTTCCTCAGCTCCTTCCAG GGCTTCCTGGTCAGCATCCTCTACTGCTTCATCAACAAGGAG GTGCAGTCGGAGATCCGCCGTGGCTGGCACCGCTGCCGCCTGCGCCGCAGCCTGGACGAGGAGCCGCGCCAGCCCCCGGAGCGCGCCTTCCGGACCCTGCCCGAgggccccggccccggccggGTCGCCAGCGGCCGCGCTCTGTCCTCGGGGACCCTCCCGGGGCCTGGGGATGAGGCCAGCCCGGTCTTGGAAAGTTACTGCTAG
- the GIPR gene encoding gastric inhibitory polypeptide receptor isoform X2, protein MPTCPPWRLLLLLLLWGLLLGRAETGPEGQTAGELYRRWERYRRECQETLEAAEPPAGLACNRSFDMYVCWDYAAPNATARASCPWYLPWHRHVATGFVLRQCGSDGQWEPWRDHSQCENPEKNGAFQEQRLTLERLQVVYTVGYSVSLAALLLALLILSFFRRLHCTRNHIHINLFTSFMLRAAAILTRDRLLPPPGPYPGDQPPALWNQALAACRTAQIVTQYCVGANYTWLLVEGIYLHSLLVLVGRSEEGHFHCYLLLGWGAPALFVIPWVIVRYLYENTQCWERNDVKAIWWIIRTPILMTILINFLIFIRILGILVSKLRTRQMRCPDYRLRLARSTLTLVPLLGVHEVVFAPLTEEQARGALRFAKLGFEIFLSSFQGFLVSILYCFINKEVQSEIRRGWHRCRLRRSLDEEPRQPPERAFRTLPEGPGPGRVASGRALSSGTLPGPGDEASPVLESYC, encoded by the exons ATGCCGACCTGTCCGCCCTGGCGGCTGCTTCTGCTGCTCTTGCTGTGGGGGCTGCTGCTCGGGAGGGCGGAG ACGGGCCCTGAGGGGCAGACGGCGGGGGAGCTGTACCGGCGCTGGGAACGGTACCGCAGGGAATGCCAGGAGACACTGGAGGCCGCGGAGCCCCCAGCAG GCCTCGCCTGCAACCGGTCCTTCGACATGTATGTCTGCTGGGACTACGCTGCACCCAACGCCACTGCCCGTGCATCCTGCCCCTGGTACCTGCCCTGGCACCGCCATG TGGCCACAGGTTTTGTCCTCCGCCAATGTGGCAGTGATGGCCAATGGGAACCTTGGAGAGACCATTCTCAGTGTGAGAACCCAGAGAAGAACGGAGCCTTTCAG gagcaAAGGCTGACCTTGGAGCGGCTGCAGGTCGTGTACACCGTCGGTTACTCCGTGTCCCTTGCCGCACTGCTGCTCGCCCTGCTCATCTTGAGTTTTTTCAG gcGTCTGCACTGCACACGGAACCACATCCACATCAACCTGTTCACATCGTTCATGCTGCGGGCAGCGGCGATCCTTACGCGAGACCGCCTGCTACCTCCTCCCGGCCCTTACCCCGGGGACCAGCCCCCTGCCCTGTGGAACCAG GCGCTAGCTGCCTGCCGCACCGCCCAGATCGTGACCCAGTACTGCGTGGGTGCCAACTACACGTGGCTGCTGGTGGAGGGCATCTACCTGCACAGCCTCCTGGTGCTTGTGGGACGCTCCGAGGAGGGCCACTTCCACTGTTACCTGCTCCTCGGCTGGG GGGCCCCCGCGCTTTTCGTCATTCCCTGGGTGATCGTCAGGTACCTGTACGAGAACACGCA GTGCTGGGAACGGAACGACGTCAAGGCCATTTGGTGGATCATACGCACCCCTATCCTCATGACCATCTTG ATTAACTTCCTCATCTTCATCCGCATTCTTGGCATCCTGGTGTCCAAGCTGAGGACGCGGCAGATGCGCTGCCCCGACTACCGGCTGAG GCTGGCTCGCTCCACGCTGACGCTCGTGCCCTTGCTGGGCGTGCACGAGGTGGTGTTTGCTCCCCTGACGGAGGAACAGGCCCGTGGCGCCCTGCGCTTCGCCAAGCTCGGCTTTGAGATCTTCCTCAGCTCCTTCCAG GGCTTCCTGGTCAGCATCCTCTACTGCTTCATCAACAAGGAG GTGCAGTCGGAGATCCGCCGTGGCTGGCACCGCTGCCGCCTGCGCCGCAGCCTGGACGAGGAGCCGCGCCAGCCCCCGGAGCGCGCCTTCCGGACCCTGCCCGAgggccccggccccggccggGTCGCCAGCGGCCGCGCTCTGTCCTCGGGGACCCTCCCGGGGCCTGGGGATGAGGCCAGCCCGGTCTTGGAAAGTTACTGCTAG
- the GIPR gene encoding gastric inhibitory polypeptide receptor isoform X3: MPTCPPWRLLLLLLLWGLLLGRAEVRTRGATGSQGETGPEGQTAGELYRRWERYRRECQETLEAAEPPAGLACNRSFDMYVCWDYAAPNATARASCPWYLPWHRHVATGFVLRQCGSDGQWEPWRDHSQCENPEKNGAFQEQRLTLERLQVVYTVGYSVSLAALLLALLILSFFRRLHCTRNHIHINLFTSFMLRAAAILTRDRLLPPPGPYPGDQPPALWNQALAACRTAQIVTQYCVGANYTWLLVEGIYLHSLLVLVGRSEEGHFHCYLLLGWGAPALFVIPWVIVRYLYENTQCWERNDVKAIWWIIRTPILMTILINFLIFIRILGILVSKLRTRQMRCPDYRLRLARSTLTLVPLLGVHEVVFAPLTEEQARGALRFAKLGFEIFLSSFQVQSEIRRGWHRCRLRRSLDEEPRQPPERAFRTLPEGPGPGRVASGRALSSGTLPGPGDEASPVLESYC, encoded by the exons ATGCCGACCTGTCCGCCCTGGCGGCTGCTTCTGCTGCTCTTGCTGTGGGGGCTGCTGCTCGGGAGGGCGGAGGTGAGGACCCGCGGAGCCACAGGAAGTCAAGGCGAG ACGGGCCCTGAGGGGCAGACGGCGGGGGAGCTGTACCGGCGCTGGGAACGGTACCGCAGGGAATGCCAGGAGACACTGGAGGCCGCGGAGCCCCCAGCAG GCCTCGCCTGCAACCGGTCCTTCGACATGTATGTCTGCTGGGACTACGCTGCACCCAACGCCACTGCCCGTGCATCCTGCCCCTGGTACCTGCCCTGGCACCGCCATG TGGCCACAGGTTTTGTCCTCCGCCAATGTGGCAGTGATGGCCAATGGGAACCTTGGAGAGACCATTCTCAGTGTGAGAACCCAGAGAAGAACGGAGCCTTTCAG gagcaAAGGCTGACCTTGGAGCGGCTGCAGGTCGTGTACACCGTCGGTTACTCCGTGTCCCTTGCCGCACTGCTGCTCGCCCTGCTCATCTTGAGTTTTTTCAG gcGTCTGCACTGCACACGGAACCACATCCACATCAACCTGTTCACATCGTTCATGCTGCGGGCAGCGGCGATCCTTACGCGAGACCGCCTGCTACCTCCTCCCGGCCCTTACCCCGGGGACCAGCCCCCTGCCCTGTGGAACCAG GCGCTAGCTGCCTGCCGCACCGCCCAGATCGTGACCCAGTACTGCGTGGGTGCCAACTACACGTGGCTGCTGGTGGAGGGCATCTACCTGCACAGCCTCCTGGTGCTTGTGGGACGCTCCGAGGAGGGCCACTTCCACTGTTACCTGCTCCTCGGCTGGG GGGCCCCCGCGCTTTTCGTCATTCCCTGGGTGATCGTCAGGTACCTGTACGAGAACACGCA GTGCTGGGAACGGAACGACGTCAAGGCCATTTGGTGGATCATACGCACCCCTATCCTCATGACCATCTTG ATTAACTTCCTCATCTTCATCCGCATTCTTGGCATCCTGGTGTCCAAGCTGAGGACGCGGCAGATGCGCTGCCCCGACTACCGGCTGAG GCTGGCTCGCTCCACGCTGACGCTCGTGCCCTTGCTGGGCGTGCACGAGGTGGTGTTTGCTCCCCTGACGGAGGAACAGGCCCGTGGCGCCCTGCGCTTCGCCAAGCTCGGCTTTGAGATCTTCCTCAGCTCCTTCCAG GTGCAGTCGGAGATCCGCCGTGGCTGGCACCGCTGCCGCCTGCGCCGCAGCCTGGACGAGGAGCCGCGCCAGCCCCCGGAGCGCGCCTTCCGGACCCTGCCCGAgggccccggccccggccggGTCGCCAGCGGCCGCGCTCTGTCCTCGGGGACCCTCCCGGGGCCTGGGGATGAGGCCAGCCCGGTCTTGGAAAGTTACTGCTAG
- the EML2 gene encoding LOW QUALITY PROTEIN: echinoderm microtubule-associated protein-like 2 (The sequence of the model RefSeq protein was modified relative to this genomic sequence to represent the inferred CDS: inserted 1 base in 1 codon) — MLERRVLLWQREAGPGXGDRARAGAGGAGGGCGGAMAERGPAFCGLYDTSSLLQYCNDDNLSGTSGMEVDDRVSALEQRLQLQEDELAVLKAALADALRRLRACEEQGAALRARGTPKGRAPPRLGTTASVCQLLKGLPTRTPLNGSGPPRRVGGYATSPSSPKKEAASGRSARRYLSPERLASVRREDPRSRTTSSSSNCSAKKEGKTKEVIFSMEEGSVKMFLRGRPVLMLIPDELAPTYSLDTRSEPPSSRLKLHWVYGYRGRDCRANLYLLPTGEIVYFVASVAVLYSVEEQRQRHYLGHNDDIKCLAVHPDMVTIATGQVAGTTKEGKPLPPHVRIWDSVSLSTLHVLGLGVFDRAVCCVGFSKSNGGNLLCAVDESNDHMLSVWDWAKEAKVVDGKCSNEAVLVATFHPTDPTLLITCGKSHIYFWSLEGGSLSKRQGLFEKHEKPKYVLCVTFLEGGDVVTGDSGGNLYVWGKGGNRITQAVLGAHDGGVFGLCALRDGTLVSGGGRDRRVVLWGSDYSKLQEVEVPEDFGPVRTVAEGREDTLYVGTTRNSILQGSIHTGFSLLIQGHVEELWGLAAHPSQAQFVTCGQDKLVHLWSAESHQPLWSRSIEDPARSAGFHPSGSVLAVGTVTGRWLLLDTETHDLVAIHTDGNEQISVVSFSPDGAYLAVGSHDNLVYVYTVDQGGRKVSRLGKCSGHSSFITHLDWAHDSSCFVTNSGDYEILYWDPATCKQITSTDAVRNMEWATATCVLGFGVFGIWSEGADGTDINAVARSHDGKLLVSADDFGKVHLFSYPCCQPRASSHKYGGHSSHVTNVAFLWDDSVVLTTGGKDTSVLQWRVV; from the exons ATGCTGGAACGAAGGGTGTTGCTATGGCAAcgggaggcagggcctg ggggCGACCGGgcccgggctggggctgggggggccGGCGGTGGCTGTGGCGGGGCGATGGCGGAGCGCGGCCCGGCCTTCTGCGGCCTCTACGACACGTCCTCGCTGCTTCAATACTGCAACG ATGATAATTTGTCGGGCACGAGCGGCATGGAGGTGGACGACCGCGTGTCGGCGCTGGAGCAGCGGCTGCAGCTGCAGGAAGACGAGCTGGCGGTCCTAAAGGCGGCGCTGGCGGACGCGCTGAGGCGCCTGCGGGCATGCGAAGAGCAGGGCGCTGCGCTGCGCGCGCGGGGCACCCCCAAGGGCCGGGCGCCTCCGCGCCTGGGCACCACAGCCTCGG TGTGTCAGCTCTTGAAAGGCCTTCCCACCAGGACGCCCCTCAATGGCTCAGGACCACCGCGGCGCGTGGGCGGCTATGCCACGTCCCCATCTTCCCCCAAGAAGGAGGCAGCCTCCGGGCGCAG TGCCCGCCGCTACTTGTCACCAGAGCGCCTCGCCTCCGTGCGCCGAGAGGACCCCCGAAGCCGCACCACATCCTCTAGCAGCAATTGTAGCGCCAAAAAGGAAGG CAAAACCAAAGAAGTTATCTTCAGCATGG AGGAGGGCTCCGTGAAGATGTTCCTGAGGGGCCGCCCCGTGCTCATGCTGATCCCGGACGAGCTGGCGCCCACCTACAGCCTGGACACGCGCTCGGAGCCGCCTTCCAGCCGCCTCAAGCTGCACTGGGT CTACGGCTACCGCGGCCGAGACTGCCGGGCCAACCTTTACCTGCTGCCCACGGGGGAGATAGTGTACTTTGTGGCCTCCGTGGCCGTGCTGTACAGTGTGGAGGAGCAGAGGCAGCGGCACTACCTGGGGCACAACGATGACATCAAATG cctgGCTGTCCACCCGGATATGGTCACCATCGCCACTGGACAGGTGGCGGGCACCACCAAGGAGGGGAAG cCGCTGCCACCCCACGTGCGcatctgggactcagtttccctctccACCTTGCACGTGCTGGGCCTGGGGGTGTTTGACAGAGCCGTGTGCTGTGTGGGCTTTTCCAAATCC aatGGAGGCAACCTGCTCTGTGCGGTGGATGAATCCAACGACCACATGCTGTCCGTGTGGGACTGGGCCAAGGAGGCCAAGGTGGTGGATGGCAAG TGCTCCAACGAGGCCGTGCTGGTGGCCACCTTTCACCCCACAGACCCCACCTTGCTCATCACCTGCGGGAAGTCCCACATTTACTTCTGGAGCCTGGAGGGGGGCAGCCTAAGCAAGCGGCAGGGCCTCTTTGAG AAACACGAGAAACCGAAGTACGTGCTGTGTGTGACCTTTTTGGAGGGCGGCGATGTGGTCACCGGGGACTCTGGGGGGAACCTCTATGTCTGGGGCAAAG GTGGCAACCGCATCACACAGGCCGTGCTGGGCGCCCACGATGGCGGCGTCTTTGGGCTCTGCGCCCTGCGGGACGGGACGCTGGTGTCCGGAGGGGGCCGTGATCGGCGAGTGGTCCTCTGGGGATCCGACTACAGCAAGCTGCaggaggtggag GTCCCGGAGGACTTCGGCCCTGTCCGCACTGTGGCAGAGGGCCGGGAAGACACCCTGTACGTGGGGACCACCCGCAACTCCATCCTGCAGGGCTCCATCCACACTGGCTTCTCGCTGCTCATCCAG GGCCACGTGGAGGAGCTGTGGGGCCTGGCCGCGCACCCCAGCCAGGCACAGTTTGTGACGTGCGGGCAGGATAAGCTGGTGCATCTGTGGAGTGCGGAGTCCCACCAGCCCCTGTGGAGCAGGAGCATTGAG gaCCCCGCCCGCTCTGCTGGCTTCCACCCCAGTGGCTCTGTCCTGGCGGTGGGCACAGTCACTGGCAG ATGGCTGCTGCTGGACACGGAGACCCATGACCTGGTGGCTATCCACACAGATGGCAACGAACAGATCTCCGTGGTCAGCTTCTCTCCAG acgGGGCGTACCTGGCCGTGGGCTCCCACGACAACTTGGTGTACGTGTACACGGTGGACCAGGGCGGCCGCAAGGTCAGCCGCCTGGGCAAGTGCTCG ggCCATTCCAGCTTTATTACCCACCTGGATTGGGCCCATGACAGCAGCTGCTTTGTCACCAATTCTGGGGACTACGAGATTCTGTACT GGGACCCGGCCACCTGTAAGCAGATCACTAGTACAGATGCTGTGAGGAACATGGAGTGGGCCACGGCTACTTGTGTCCTGGGGTTTGGGGTGTTTG GGATCTGGTCCGAGGGAGCCGATGGCACCGACATCAACGCTGTGGCCCGCTCCCACGATGGGAAGTTGCTGGTTTCAGCTGATGACTTTGGCAAAGTCCACCTGTTTAGTTACCCCTGCTGTCAGCCTCGA
- the SNRPD2 gene encoding small nuclear ribonucleoprotein Sm D2: MSLLNKPKSEMTPEELQKREEEEFNTGPLSVLTQSVKNNTQVLINCRNNKKLLGRVKAFDRHCNMVLENVKEMWTEVPKSGKGKKKSKPVNKDRYISKMFLRGDSVIVVLRNPLIAGK, from the exons GAGCCTCCTCAACAAGCCCAAGAGTGAGATGACCCCGGAGGAGCTGCAGAAGCGGGAGGAAGAGGAGTTTAACACCGGCCCGCTGTCCGTGCTCACGCAGTCGGTCAAGAACAACACGCAAGTGCTCATTAACTGCCGCAACAACAAGAAGCTCCTGGGCCGTGTGAAGGCCTTTGACAG GCACTGCAACATGGTGCTGGAGAACGTGAAGGAGATGTGGACTGAGGTTCCCAAGAGCGGCAAGGGCAAGAAGAAGTCCAAGCCGGTCAACAAGGACCGCTACATCTCCAAGATGTTCCTGCGCGGGGACTCGGTCATCGTGGTCCTGCGGAACCCGCTCATCGCGGGCAAGTAG
- the GIPR gene encoding gastric inhibitory polypeptide receptor isoform X4 — protein sequence MPTCPPWRLLLLLLLWGLLLGRAETGPEGQTAGELYRRWERYRRECQETLEAAEPPAGLACNRSFDMYVCWDYAAPNATARASCPWYLPWHRHVATGFVLRQCGSDGQWEPWRDHSQCENPEKNGAFQEQRLTLERLQVVYTVGYSVSLAALLLALLILSFFRRLHCTRNHIHINLFTSFMLRAAAILTRDRLLPPPGPYPGDQPPALWNQALAACRTAQIVTQYCVGANYTWLLVEGIYLHSLLVLVGRSEEGHFHCYLLLGWGAPALFVIPWVIVRYLYENTQCWERNDVKAIWWIIRTPILMTILINFLIFIRILGILVSKLRTRQMRCPDYRLRLARSTLTLVPLLGVHEVVFAPLTEEQARGALRFAKLGFEIFLSSFQVQSEIRRGWHRCRLRRSLDEEPRQPPERAFRTLPEGPGPGRVASGRALSSGTLPGPGDEASPVLESYC from the exons ATGCCGACCTGTCCGCCCTGGCGGCTGCTTCTGCTGCTCTTGCTGTGGGGGCTGCTGCTCGGGAGGGCGGAG ACGGGCCCTGAGGGGCAGACGGCGGGGGAGCTGTACCGGCGCTGGGAACGGTACCGCAGGGAATGCCAGGAGACACTGGAGGCCGCGGAGCCCCCAGCAG GCCTCGCCTGCAACCGGTCCTTCGACATGTATGTCTGCTGGGACTACGCTGCACCCAACGCCACTGCCCGTGCATCCTGCCCCTGGTACCTGCCCTGGCACCGCCATG TGGCCACAGGTTTTGTCCTCCGCCAATGTGGCAGTGATGGCCAATGGGAACCTTGGAGAGACCATTCTCAGTGTGAGAACCCAGAGAAGAACGGAGCCTTTCAG gagcaAAGGCTGACCTTGGAGCGGCTGCAGGTCGTGTACACCGTCGGTTACTCCGTGTCCCTTGCCGCACTGCTGCTCGCCCTGCTCATCTTGAGTTTTTTCAG gcGTCTGCACTGCACACGGAACCACATCCACATCAACCTGTTCACATCGTTCATGCTGCGGGCAGCGGCGATCCTTACGCGAGACCGCCTGCTACCTCCTCCCGGCCCTTACCCCGGGGACCAGCCCCCTGCCCTGTGGAACCAG GCGCTAGCTGCCTGCCGCACCGCCCAGATCGTGACCCAGTACTGCGTGGGTGCCAACTACACGTGGCTGCTGGTGGAGGGCATCTACCTGCACAGCCTCCTGGTGCTTGTGGGACGCTCCGAGGAGGGCCACTTCCACTGTTACCTGCTCCTCGGCTGGG GGGCCCCCGCGCTTTTCGTCATTCCCTGGGTGATCGTCAGGTACCTGTACGAGAACACGCA GTGCTGGGAACGGAACGACGTCAAGGCCATTTGGTGGATCATACGCACCCCTATCCTCATGACCATCTTG ATTAACTTCCTCATCTTCATCCGCATTCTTGGCATCCTGGTGTCCAAGCTGAGGACGCGGCAGATGCGCTGCCCCGACTACCGGCTGAG GCTGGCTCGCTCCACGCTGACGCTCGTGCCCTTGCTGGGCGTGCACGAGGTGGTGTTTGCTCCCCTGACGGAGGAACAGGCCCGTGGCGCCCTGCGCTTCGCCAAGCTCGGCTTTGAGATCTTCCTCAGCTCCTTCCAG GTGCAGTCGGAGATCCGCCGTGGCTGGCACCGCTGCCGCCTGCGCCGCAGCCTGGACGAGGAGCCGCGCCAGCCCCCGGAGCGCGCCTTCCGGACCCTGCCCGAgggccccggccccggccggGTCGCCAGCGGCCGCGCTCTGTCCTCGGGGACCCTCCCGGGGCCTGGGGATGAGGCCAGCCCGGTCTTGGAAAGTTACTGCTAG